From a region of the Pseudoclavibacter endophyticus genome:
- a CDS encoding phosphoglycerate kinase, protein MPLSTIASLGPLAEKTVIVRCDLNVPLKDGVITDDGRVRASLGTISALLEQRAKVVVISHLGRPKGEPDPQFSLAPAAARLGELLGQDVPLAHDTVGPSAKSLVAALEPGRVVVLENLRFNPGETSKVDAEREAFAAELAAMGDAVVSDGFGVVHRKQASVYDLAKQLPAAAGQLVEAEVEVLARLIDDVERPYAVVLGGSKVSDKLGVIENLLPRVDRLVIGGGMVFTFLAAKGYAVGSSLLERDQIETVKAQIAEAERRGVRLVLPVDITVADRFAADAAYEHVPADAIESSSFGASGIGLDIGPASADAFAAAIADAKTVFWNGPAGVFEFEQFAAGTRAIAEALTKIGGLSVVGGGDSAAAVRTLGFSDDQFGHISTGGGASLELLEGKRLPGLEVLGW, encoded by the coding sequence ATGCCGCTCAGCACCATCGCATCGCTCGGCCCGCTCGCCGAGAAGACCGTCATCGTGCGCTGCGATCTCAACGTCCCGCTGAAGGACGGGGTGATCACAGACGACGGCCGCGTGCGCGCGTCGCTCGGCACGATCAGCGCCCTGCTCGAGCAGCGCGCGAAGGTCGTCGTCATCTCGCACCTCGGGCGGCCGAAGGGCGAGCCGGATCCGCAGTTCTCGCTTGCCCCCGCGGCCGCGCGGCTCGGCGAGCTGCTGGGGCAGGACGTGCCGCTCGCCCACGACACGGTGGGGCCGAGCGCAAAGTCCCTCGTCGCGGCCCTCGAACCAGGTCGCGTCGTGGTGCTGGAGAACCTGCGCTTCAACCCCGGCGAGACGAGCAAGGTCGATGCGGAGCGCGAAGCGTTTGCGGCTGAGCTCGCCGCCATGGGCGACGCGGTCGTCTCGGACGGCTTCGGGGTCGTGCATCGCAAGCAGGCGTCGGTGTACGACCTCGCCAAGCAGCTCCCGGCGGCAGCCGGACAGCTCGTCGAGGCCGAGGTCGAGGTGCTCGCGCGTCTGATCGACGACGTCGAACGCCCCTACGCGGTCGTGCTGGGCGGTTCGAAGGTGTCAGACAAGCTCGGGGTCATCGAAAACCTCTTACCCCGCGTGGATCGGCTCGTGATCGGCGGCGGCATGGTGTTCACCTTCCTCGCCGCCAAGGGATACGCGGTCGGGTCGTCGCTCCTCGAGCGAGATCAGATCGAGACGGTGAAGGCCCAGATCGCGGAGGCTGAGCGCCGTGGCGTCCGGCTCGTGCTGCCCGTCGACATCACGGTCGCGGACCGGTTCGCGGCCGACGCGGCCTACGAGCACGTACCGGCCGACGCGATCGAGTCATCGAGCTTCGGCGCGTCGGGCATCGGGCTCGACATCGGTCCGGCATCGGCGGACGCCTTCGCGGCCGCGATCGCCGACGCCAAGACCGTCTTCTGGAACGGTCCAGCCGGAGTCTTCGAGTTCGAGCAGTTCGCGGCGGGCACCCGGGCCATCGCCGAAGCGCTCACGAAGATCGGCGGCCTCTCGGTCGTCGGCGGCGGCGATTCGGCGGCCGCCGTCCGAACGCTCGGCTTCAGCGACGACCAGTTCGGCCACATCTCGACCGGCGGCGGCGCGAGCCTCGAACTGCTCGAGGGCAAGCGCCTGCCCGGCCTGGAGGTGCTGGGATGGTGA
- the tpiA gene encoding triose-phosphate isomerase, which yields MVTRTPLMAGNWKMNFDHLQSIAFVQKLAWTLKDGKHDFGAVEVAVFPPFTDLRSVQTLVDADKLKIAYGGQDLSPHESGAYTGDISGRFLSALGCRYVLVGHSERRTLHGETDEICRDKVAAAARSGLVPVLCVGETSEDLEAHGAAAVPVSQLRAALEGNDAVTELVIAYEPVWAIGSGEAATPEQAQTVCRALRETLAELRGDDMAGDTRLLYGGSVKASNVVGFMREPDIDGALIGGASLKIDEFSAIVRYRQHVGS from the coding sequence ATGGTGACGCGCACGCCGCTCATGGCGGGCAACTGGAAGATGAACTTCGACCACTTGCAGTCGATTGCGTTCGTGCAGAAGCTCGCATGGACCCTGAAGGACGGCAAGCACGACTTCGGCGCCGTCGAGGTCGCGGTCTTCCCACCCTTCACCGATCTTCGCAGCGTGCAGACCCTCGTCGATGCAGACAAGCTCAAGATCGCCTACGGCGGGCAGGACCTCTCGCCGCACGAGAGCGGCGCTTACACGGGCGATATCTCTGGGCGATTCCTCTCGGCGCTGGGTTGCCGCTACGTGCTCGTCGGCCACTCGGAGCGCCGCACGCTTCATGGCGAGACCGACGAGATCTGCCGCGACAAGGTGGCGGCAGCCGCTCGCAGCGGCCTCGTCCCGGTGTTGTGCGTCGGTGAGACCAGTGAGGACCTCGAGGCGCACGGCGCAGCAGCCGTTCCCGTGTCGCAGTTGCGTGCCGCGCTCGAAGGCAACGATGCCGTGACCGAGCTCGTGATCGCCTACGAGCCGGTGTGGGCCATCGGGTCGGGAGAGGCGGCGACGCCGGAACAAGCGCAGACCGTGTGCCGCGCGCTGCGCGAGACGCTGGCCGAGCTCCGGGGCGACGACATGGCCGGCGACACGCGCCTGCTGTATGGCGGATCGGTCAAGGCCTCCAACGTCGTCGGCTTCATGCGCGAGCCCGACATCGACGGCGCCCTCATCGGCGGCGCCAGCCTCAAGATCGACGAATTCTCGGCGATCGTCAGGTACCGGCAGCACGTCGGGAGCTGA
- the secG gene encoding preprotein translocase subunit SecG encodes MDILLVVLQVLLTITSVLLILFVLLHRGRGGGLSDMFGGGVTSNIGSSGVAEKNLNRITVWLAVIWVLCIIAMGVIFKLQNPVV; translated from the coding sequence GTGGATATCCTCCTCGTTGTCCTACAGGTCTTACTCACCATCACGAGCGTCCTGCTCATTCTGTTCGTGCTCCTGCACCGAGGGCGCGGTGGTGGCCTGTCCGACATGTTCGGCGGCGGCGTCACGAGCAACATCGGGTCATCCGGCGTCGCCGAGAAGAACCTCAACCGCATCACCGTGTGGCTCGCCGTGATTTGGGTGCTCTGCATCATAGCCATGGGCGTCATCTTCAAGCTCCAGAACCCGGTGGTGTAG
- the zwf gene encoding glucose-6-phosphate dehydrogenase, with amino-acid sequence MSPVELSASSNPLRSRGDRRLSRIAGPAALVIFGVTGDLARKKLLPAIYDLANRGLLSPSFSLVGFARRDWDDEAFRSFVLEHVRAHARTEFSESVWRELAKGMRFVRGEFDDDEAFDTLRETLHRLDGERGTRGNHGFYLSIPPRSFPAVTAQLRRAQLADQRNGSWRRVIIEKPFGENLKTARELNGIVESVFPGDSIFRIDHYLGKETVQNILALRFANHMFEPLWNANHVDHVQITMAEDIGVSGRAGYYDGVGAARDVIQNHLLQLLALTVMEEPLSFGAADLRAEKEKALAAVRLPSDLSIGTARGQYGSGWQGGEYVRGFLEEDGMSPGSTTETYAALRLEVDARRWMGVPFYVRTGKRLGRRVTEIAITFKDAPSYLFSPSQRAALGSNALVIRVQPDEGVTIRFGAKVPGPGLDVRDVTMDFGYGHAFTESSPEAYERLILDVLLGEPPLFPRHEEVELSWQILDPVEEYWAEAGRPETYKPGSWGPDSAMALLARDGRSWRRP; translated from the coding sequence ATGTCTCCCGTCGAACTGTCAGCATCCTCGAACCCGTTGCGATCGCGAGGCGATCGCCGACTCAGCCGCATCGCCGGCCCCGCTGCTCTCGTCATCTTCGGGGTGACGGGCGACCTCGCGCGCAAGAAGCTGCTGCCGGCGATCTACGACCTCGCGAACCGTGGGCTCCTGAGCCCGTCGTTCAGCCTGGTCGGCTTCGCCCGCCGTGACTGGGACGACGAGGCGTTTCGCTCGTTCGTGCTGGAGCATGTGCGAGCGCACGCCCGGACCGAGTTCTCGGAGTCGGTGTGGCGCGAGCTCGCCAAGGGCATGAGGTTCGTACGCGGCGAGTTCGACGACGACGAGGCATTCGACACCCTGCGCGAGACGCTGCACCGGCTCGATGGCGAGCGAGGCACGCGCGGCAACCACGGCTTCTACCTCTCGATACCGCCGCGTTCGTTCCCTGCCGTCACGGCGCAGCTCCGGCGGGCGCAGCTTGCTGACCAGCGAAACGGCAGCTGGCGCCGGGTCATCATCGAGAAGCCCTTCGGCGAGAATCTGAAGACGGCGCGCGAGCTCAACGGCATCGTGGAGTCGGTCTTCCCGGGTGACTCGATCTTCCGCATCGACCATTACCTCGGCAAAGAGACCGTGCAGAACATTCTGGCGCTGCGATTCGCCAACCACATGTTCGAGCCGCTGTGGAACGCCAACCACGTCGATCACGTGCAGATCACGATGGCCGAGGACATCGGAGTGTCCGGGCGCGCCGGCTACTACGACGGCGTCGGCGCCGCACGCGACGTGATCCAGAACCACCTGCTTCAGTTGCTCGCGCTGACCGTCATGGAGGAGCCGCTCTCATTCGGCGCCGCCGACCTTCGTGCCGAGAAGGAGAAGGCCCTCGCCGCGGTGCGGCTGCCGAGCGACCTGTCGATCGGCACGGCCCGCGGCCAGTATGGTTCCGGCTGGCAGGGAGGCGAGTACGTGCGCGGTTTCCTGGAAGAGGACGGGATGAGCCCGGGGTCAACGACCGAAACGTACGCGGCGCTTCGACTCGAGGTCGACGCGCGCCGCTGGATGGGCGTGCCGTTCTACGTGCGGACCGGTAAACGCCTCGGTCGCCGCGTGACCGAGATCGCGATTACGTTCAAGGACGCACCCTCCTACCTGTTCTCACCGTCGCAGCGCGCGGCGCTCGGATCGAACGCGCTCGTCATCCGCGTGCAGCCCGATGAGGGCGTCACGATCCGTTTCGGAGCGAAGGTGCCGGGGCCCGGCCTCGACGTGCGCGACGTGACGATGGACTTCGGCTACGGCCACGCGTTCACCGAGTCGAGCCCCGAAGCCTACGAACGCCTGATCCTCGACGTGCTGCTGGGCGAACCGCCCCTGTTCCCGCGGCACGAGGAGGTCGAGCTCTCATGGCAGATCCTCGACCCCGTCGAGGAGTATTGGGCGGAGGCCGGTCGGCCGGAGACCTATAAGCCGGGAAGCTGGGGCCCCGATTCGGCGATGGCACTGCTCGCACGCGATGGACGAAGCTGGAGGCGACCGTGA
- a CDS encoding glucose-6-phosphate dehydrogenase assembly protein OpcA — protein MIIELSDTTTSAISKRLVSVREEGGVVALGRVLTLVISTTGRANDEAIHAANMASGEHPMRVIVVNFVDPRSDRARIDAEIRVGGDAGASDVVILHVSGPAANDPETLVQALLLPDAPVVAWWPDGAVESVSEQAFGRIAQLRITDAGESGDPFEALALLARGYRPGDSDFAWTRLTVWRSQLAAALDQPPYEPVESVEVCGRKSSPATILMAAWLRSRLDVPVLLPDEFDDFEATSGLHAVRLHRPSGALEFERLSESTVRLCQPNQPAQYIPMHRRDLTEVLAEELRSLAPDGVYGDVLVNAVPLLAAEIG, from the coding sequence GTGATCATCGAACTGAGCGACACGACGACGAGCGCGATCTCGAAGCGCCTCGTCTCGGTGAGAGAGGAGGGCGGGGTCGTTGCGCTCGGCCGCGTGCTCACCCTCGTGATCTCGACCACCGGCCGGGCCAACGACGAAGCGATTCACGCCGCCAACATGGCGTCCGGCGAGCATCCCATGCGCGTCATCGTCGTCAACTTCGTCGATCCCCGGTCGGATCGCGCGCGCATCGACGCCGAGATCCGGGTCGGTGGTGATGCGGGAGCGAGCGACGTCGTCATCCTCCACGTCTCGGGTCCGGCCGCGAACGATCCGGAGACGCTCGTGCAGGCGCTCCTGCTGCCCGACGCGCCCGTGGTTGCCTGGTGGCCGGATGGTGCCGTCGAGTCGGTCAGCGAGCAGGCGTTCGGGCGAATCGCCCAATTGCGGATCACCGACGCCGGTGAGAGCGGTGACCCGTTCGAGGCCCTCGCCCTGCTCGCGCGCGGCTACCGGCCGGGCGACAGCGATTTCGCGTGGACGCGTCTAACGGTGTGGCGGTCCCAGCTTGCCGCCGCCCTCGATCAGCCGCCGTACGAGCCAGTGGAGTCGGTCGAGGTGTGCGGACGCAAGTCCTCCCCCGCCACGATCCTCATGGCCGCGTGGCTGCGGTCGCGGCTCGACGTTCCGGTGTTGCTTCCCGACGAGTTCGACGACTTCGAGGCCACCTCGGGCCTCCACGCCGTGCGCTTGCATCGCCCCTCAGGCGCCCTCGAATTCGAGCGCCTGAGCGAATCGACTGTCCGACTGTGCCAACCGAACCAACCCGCGCAGTACATCCCGATGCACCGGCGCGACCTGACCGAAGTGCTTGCCGAAGAGCTGCGTTCGCTGGCGCCCGACGGCGTCTACGGTGACGTGCTCGTGAATGCCGTGCCGCTGCTGGCGGCGGAGATCGGATGA
- a CDS encoding glucose-6-phosphate isomerase has translation MQRLTVSTSGAASDAVRRHLPPLVSDGVAGKLFAKDHTLWGEAAEEESSKRLGWTDAHDVSRPLVDEVLALRDEFLANGVDRVVLCGMGGSSLAPEVIARTAGVALTVLDSTDPAQVAAALADRLERTAVVVSSKSGSTIETDSQRRAFEAAFREAGIDPASRIVVVTDPGSPLEAASRAAGYRVFLADATVGGRFSALTAFGLVPTGLAGVNVAALLDEARAAADVLAVDADENPGLVLGAAIAGGEPIKTYLGIVSDTTSIEGFGDWAEQLIAESTGKDGRGLLPVVLPIDAPEIGATLPDLQVARLVADAADTPAVGDEIAVSGPLGAQLLLWEVAVAVAGRIIGINPYDQPDVESAKLAARGLLDEQPAPTPAAFAEGGIEARGTDDVVEGRTTVASAVDALLAALPEGGYVSVQAYADRTRLMVLEALRDLLAERSRRPVTFGWGPRFLHSTGQFHKGGPKVGVFLQLTSKEDIDIEVPERPFSFGSLIAAQATGDAQVLEAHGRPVLRLELTSPDRDATALLELLRAI, from the coding sequence ATGCAGCGCCTCACCGTCTCGACCTCCGGCGCCGCGAGCGACGCCGTGCGACGCCACCTCCCGCCGCTCGTCTCCGACGGCGTCGCCGGGAAGCTCTTCGCGAAGGACCACACGCTGTGGGGCGAGGCCGCTGAGGAGGAGTCGAGCAAGCGCCTCGGCTGGACCGACGCGCACGACGTGTCGCGGCCGCTCGTCGACGAGGTGCTCGCGCTGCGCGACGAGTTCCTCGCCAACGGGGTCGATCGCGTCGTGCTGTGCGGCATGGGCGGTTCTTCGCTCGCCCCGGAGGTCATCGCCCGCACCGCCGGGGTCGCGCTCACCGTGCTCGACTCCACGGACCCGGCCCAGGTCGCCGCCGCGCTCGCCGATCGGCTCGAGCGCACAGCGGTGGTCGTCTCATCGAAGTCGGGTTCGACGATCGAGACCGATTCGCAGCGGCGCGCATTCGAGGCCGCCTTCCGCGAGGCCGGCATCGACCCGGCCAGCCGCATCGTCGTCGTCACCGACCCCGGCTCGCCCCTCGAGGCGGCCTCGCGTGCCGCCGGTTATCGCGTGTTCCTGGCCGACGCCACCGTGGGCGGGCGGTTCTCGGCGCTCACCGCCTTCGGGCTCGTGCCGACCGGCCTGGCGGGCGTCAACGTCGCGGCGCTGCTCGATGAGGCACGGGCAGCCGCCGACGTGCTGGCCGTCGACGCCGACGAGAACCCCGGACTCGTGCTCGGTGCCGCGATCGCCGGCGGCGAGCCGATAAAGACCTACCTCGGCATCGTCTCCGACACGACGTCGATCGAGGGCTTCGGCGACTGGGCCGAGCAACTCATCGCCGAGTCGACGGGCAAGGACGGCCGGGGGCTCCTGCCGGTCGTGCTGCCCATCGATGCTCCCGAGATCGGCGCCACGCTCCCCGACCTGCAGGTCGCGCGGCTCGTCGCCGACGCGGCCGACACCCCGGCCGTCGGCGACGAAATCGCGGTCTCCGGCCCGCTCGGGGCACAGCTCCTGCTCTGGGAGGTCGCCGTCGCCGTCGCCGGCCGCATCATCGGCATCAACCCGTACGACCAGCCCGATGTCGAATCGGCGAAGCTCGCGGCGCGTGGCCTCCTCGACGAGCAGCCGGCACCGACGCCGGCGGCCTTCGCCGAAGGCGGAATCGAGGCGCGGGGCACTGACGACGTCGTGGAGGGCAGGACGACGGTCGCGTCAGCCGTGGATGCACTGCTCGCGGCCCTGCCCGAGGGCGGCTACGTCAGCGTGCAGGCGTACGCCGACCGCACAAGGCTCATGGTCCTCGAGGCGCTGCGCGATCTCCTCGCGGAGCGTTCGCGCCGGCCCGTCACGTTCGGCTGGGGCCCCCGCTTCCTGCACTCCACGGGCCAGTTCCACAAGGGCGGACCGAAGGTCGGCGTCTTCCTGCAACTCACCTCGAAGGAGGACATCGACATCGAGGTGCCGGAGCGGCCCTTCTCGTTCGGTTCGCTGATCGCGGCGCAGGCCACGGGCGACGCCCAGGTACTGGAAGCCCATGGCCGACCGGTCCTTCGCCTCGAGCTCACCTCGCCCGACCGCGACGCGACCGCGCTGCTGGAGCTGCTCCGCGCCATCTGA
- the pgl gene encoding 6-phosphogluconolactonase — protein sequence MTPQSAFQTLIVPDSAAAAHETAERFVELVRERGLIGEGADAPRGEVHIAVSGGSVATSVVPAMVAAGESAGVDWSRVHVWFADERFAPRGHEDRNAVPIVQALREASGFDRANLHTTLTSDMIGIDVAEAARAYEQELSETVAALDLVLLGTGPDGHTASLFPGHPLVTTPPPGRSVVEILDSPKPPPQRVTLTLEAIRASGAVWAIVTGDDKADAVATASRADVADSDSPLAAALRSPGRAPDEIAGSRLLIVDERAASPREG from the coding sequence ATGACTCCTCAATCAGCCTTCCAGACCCTCATCGTCCCCGACTCGGCGGCAGCGGCCCACGAGACCGCAGAACGCTTCGTCGAACTTGTGCGCGAGCGCGGGCTCATCGGCGAGGGAGCGGATGCCCCGCGTGGCGAAGTGCACATCGCCGTGTCGGGCGGTTCAGTCGCGACGTCCGTCGTGCCCGCGATGGTCGCGGCCGGTGAATCGGCCGGCGTCGACTGGTCGCGGGTGCACGTGTGGTTCGCCGACGAGCGATTCGCTCCGCGCGGGCACGAGGACCGGAATGCGGTGCCTATCGTTCAGGCGCTGCGCGAGGCCTCGGGCTTCGACCGCGCGAACCTGCACACAACGCTCACGAGCGACATGATCGGCATCGATGTCGCGGAGGCGGCGCGCGCCTACGAGCAGGAGCTGAGCGAGACCGTCGCCGCGCTCGACCTGGTCCTGCTCGGCACCGGCCCCGACGGCCACACCGCCTCGCTGTTCCCCGGCCACCCGCTCGTCACGACTCCGCCGCCGGGGAGGTCGGTGGTCGAGATCCTCGACTCGCCGAAGCCCCCGCCGCAGCGCGTGACGCTCACGCTCGAAGCGATTCGGGCATCCGGGGCCGTCTGGGCGATCGTGACCGGCGACGACAAGGCGGATGCCGTGGCAACGGCGTCCCGCGCGGATGTCGCCGACAGCGACTCGCCGCTCGCGGCCGCGCTGCGATCCCCAGGCAGGGCACCGGACGAGATCGCCGGGAGCCGCCTGCTCATCGTCGACGAGCGAGCGGCCTCACCGCGAGAAGGTTAA
- a CDS encoding RNA polymerase-binding protein RbpA codes for MAQGGSAIRGSRVGAGPMGELDHGIRARRVTVSYWDSLGNETVRHYSADVPEEDIPDVIDAPMSGLPAGRDKNNPPSPLTNTPYKTHLAYVQERRTEEEAERILADALERLRARRGGAATK; via the coding sequence ATGGCACAGGGTGGCAGCGCAATCCGGGGTTCGCGCGTCGGTGCCGGGCCGATGGGAGAGCTCGATCACGGCATTCGCGCACGGCGCGTCACCGTGTCGTACTGGGACTCGCTCGGCAACGAAACGGTCAGGCACTACTCGGCCGACGTCCCCGAGGAAGACATCCCAGATGTCATCGACGCCCCCATGAGCGGGCTCCCGGCGGGACGCGACAAGAACAACCCGCCGTCTCCGCTGACGAATACTCCCTATAAGACGCACCTCGCGTACGTGCAAGAACGCCGCACCGAGGAAGAGGCCGAGCGCATCCTGGCCGACGCCCTCGAGCGTCTGCGCGCGCGACGCGGCGGCGCGGCGACGAAGTAG